Proteins found in one Falco cherrug isolate bFalChe1 chromosome 18, bFalChe1.pri, whole genome shotgun sequence genomic segment:
- the SNRPG gene encoding small nuclear ribonucleoprotein G, with protein MSKAHPPELKKFMDKKLSLKLNGGRHVQGILRGFDPFMNLVIDECVEMAPGGQQNNIGMVVIRGNSIIMLEALERV; from the exons ATGAGCAAGGCGCACCCGCCCGAGCTGAAGAA GTTCATGGACAAGAAGCTGTCAT TGAAATTGAATGGCGGCAGACACGTCCAGGGGATTTTGCGGGGGTTTGATCCCTTCATGAACCTCGTCATCGATGAGTGCGTGGAGATGGCGCCGGGAGGGCAACAGAACAACATCGGCATGGTG GTAATACGAGGGAACAGCATCATCATGCTGGAAGCCTTGGAACGAGTATAG
- the FAM136A gene encoding protein FAM136A, with translation MAEAAQGRVQAAVEGAVQALERERIRGMQGAMFRCSARCCEDSAASMQQVQRCIERCHAPLAQAQAIVTAELEHFQDRLSRCTLHCNDKARDALEAGGTEVRVRGQLDACLATCGDDHLRLVPAMAKKMQEGLAALQQ, from the exons ATGGCGGAGGCGGCGCAGGGCCGGGTGCAGGCGGCCGTGGAGGGCGCGGTGCAGGCGCTGGAGCGGGAGCGGATCCGCGGCATGCAG ggCGCCATGTTCCGCTGCAGCGCACGGTGCTGCGAGGACAGCGCGGCCTCCATGCAGCAGGTGCAGCGCTGCATCGAGCGCTGCCACGCGCCGCTGGCCCAGGCGCAGGCCATTGTCACCGCCGAGCTCGAGCACTTCCAG GACCGGCTGAGCCGCTGCACGCTGCATTGCAACGACAAGGCCAGGGACGCGCTGGAGGCGGGGGGCACGGAGGTGCGGGTGCGTGGCCAGCTGGATGCCTGCCTGGCTACCTGCGGCGACGACCACCTGCGCCTGGTGCCCGCCATGGCCAAGAAGATGCAGGAGGGGCTGGCGGCCCTGCAGCAGtag
- the PCYOX1 gene encoding prenylcysteine oxidase 1 yields MPALRLLLLLAALCPPAPGRPPQRDPPRNIAVVGAGVGGAAAAHFLRQRFGRGARLAVLERAAPGGRVATVRLEGAGYEAGGAVLHPLNLHMKRFVSDLGLSAAPARGGLMGIYDGEGMVFEESSWYPLTLLRLLWRYGLGPLRAHLWVEGILDSFMRIYRYQMHEFAFSSTEHLLRALGGSAFTRLLNQTTEEALRNAGFSQRFINEVVGPVMRVNYGQGVNINAFVGAVSLAGAESGLWSVKGGNNLVCSGLISASKAEVIPGTVLSIEPKTRLGPRGDPVTLYQVTYNTTLGLTGDTYDIVVIAAPLGRQMANITFKNFDPPIPEFPNPYHQTVATFVHGRLNTSFFGYQDPDSFHLGAIFTMDNPKLFINSLGVVSPVGNAGNEEKLPTQLAVWKVFSKEVLTKEQLNLLFSSYDSIKVKKWLAYPRYSPPEKCPPIILHDNLYYLNGIERAASAMEMSAIAAKNAALLAYHRWYGNTHKIDQEDLHDKLKTEL; encoded by the exons CCGTGGTGGGcgccggggtggggggcgcgGCCGCTGCCCACTTCCTCCGGCAGCGCTTCGGGCGCGGCGCGCGGCTGGCGGTGCTGGAGcgcgcggcgccgggcgggcgcGTGGCCACGGTGCGGCTGGAGGGCGCCGGGTACGAGGCGGGGGGCGCCGTCCTGCACCCCCTCAACCTGCACATGAAGCGCTTCGTCAGCGACCTGG GGCTCTCGGCCgccccggcgcggggggggctGATGGGCATTTACGACGGGGAGGGGATGGTGTTCGAGGAGAGCAGCTGGTACCCCCTGACCCTGCTGCGGCTGCTCTGGCGCTACGGGCTCGGCCCCCTGCGCGCCCACCTCTGGGTGGAGGGCATCCTCGACAGCTTCATGCG GATCTACCGCTACCAGATGCACGAGTTCGCCTTCAGCAGCACCGAGCACCTGCTGCGCGCCCTGGGCGGCAGCGCCTTCACCCGCCTGCTGAACCAGACCACGGAGGAAGCCCTGCGGAACGCCGGCTTCTCCCAGCGGTTCATCAACGAGGTGGTGGGTCCGGTGATGAGAGTCAACTACGGGCAAGGTGTCAACATCAACGCTTTTGTAG GTGCCGTTTCTCTGGCGGGGGCAGAATCAGGCCTTTGGTCGGTAAAAGGGGGGAACAACCTTGTCTGCTCCGGGCTCATCTCCGCCTCCAAAGCCGAAGTTATTCCCGGCACGGTTTTGTCTATAGAGCCAAAAACCAGACTCGGACCCAGGG GGGACCCGGTGACGCTCTACCAGGTGACTTACAACACGACGTTGGGGCTCACGGGGGACACGTACGACATCGTCGTCATCGCCGCTCCGCTGGGCCGCCAAATGGCCAACATCACCTTCAAGAACTTTGACCCTCCTATCCCGGAGTTCCCAAATCCTTACCACCAGACCGTCGCCACGTTCGTGCACGGACGATTAAACACCTCCTTCTTTGGCTACCAGGACCCAGACTCTTTTCATTTGGGTGCCATCTTCACCATGGACAACCCCAAGCTCTTCATCAACAGCCTGGGAGTGGTGTCTCCCGTGGGCAACGCGGGCAACGAGGAAAAGCTTCCCACCCAGCTGGCTGTCTGGAAGGTGTTCTCCAAGGAGGTCCTCACCAAAGAGCAGCTCaacttgcttttctcctcctaCGACTCCATCAAAGTGAAGAAATGGTTGGCATACCCCCGCTACAGCCCCCCCGAAAAATGTCCACCCATCATCTTGCACGACAACCTCTACTACTTGAATGGCATCGAGCGGGCGGCCAGCGCCATGGAGATGAGCGCCATCGCCGCCAAAAACGCCGCCCTGCTCGCTTATCACCGCTGGTACGGGAACACCCACAAGATCGACCAGGAGGATTTGCACGACAAGTTGAAAACGGAGCTGTGA